In Endozoicomonas sp. GU-1, one DNA window encodes the following:
- a CDS encoding calcium/sodium antiporter, translating to MSPAIYAIAAIVVGFILLTWSADRFVGGAAATAKNWGISPMLIGLTVVSIGTSAPEILVSLMSSLQGHNDIAVGNAIGSNIANMGLVLGLTALIAPLPVKTALAKREIPWLLLVTVIAGACLANNYLGLIESLVLLSGLFVTLYLMVTWQKSHPEEPLAEIEEIEELPSAKAYLELVGGLVLLLVSAQILVWGATEIATWLGVSELIVGLTVVAIGTSLPELAASVASALRGHHDIALGNVVGSNIFNLLAVLSMPGLVRPGAISESVFSRDYTVMLAFTVLLAAMAIVGKKPKTLGRFAGIIFLAGYACYGTWLYVQTV from the coding sequence ATGAGTCCTGCCATTTATGCCATAGCCGCCATTGTTGTTGGCTTCATACTACTTACCTGGAGTGCAGACCGCTTTGTTGGCGGAGCTGCCGCTACGGCAAAAAACTGGGGTATATCCCCCATGCTGATCGGCTTGACCGTTGTTTCCATCGGCACATCTGCGCCAGAAATTCTGGTATCGCTGATGTCTTCTCTCCAGGGGCACAACGATATCGCGGTTGGCAACGCCATTGGTTCCAATATTGCCAATATGGGGCTGGTGCTTGGACTAACCGCGCTTATCGCACCACTGCCGGTCAAAACAGCACTGGCCAAACGGGAAATACCCTGGCTGTTACTGGTCACGGTGATTGCCGGTGCCTGCCTTGCCAACAACTACCTTGGGCTGATAGAAAGCCTGGTGCTGCTCAGTGGCCTGTTCGTTACCCTTTATCTGATGGTGACCTGGCAAAAATCCCACCCGGAAGAACCTCTGGCAGAGATTGAAGAGATCGAAGAGCTGCCTTCAGCCAAAGCGTACCTGGAACTGGTGGGCGGACTGGTACTGCTGCTGGTCAGCGCCCAGATTCTGGTTTGGGGGGCAACGGAAATCGCCACTTGGCTGGGTGTCAGTGAGCTGATCGTTGGTTTGACGGTGGTCGCCATTGGCACCAGCCTGCCGGAGCTGGCTGCATCGGTAGCCAGCGCCCTGCGTGGCCACCATGATATTGCCCTGGGCAATGTGGTGGGCTCAAACATCTTCAACCTGCTGGCCGTTCTGTCAATGCCCGGACTGGTCCGTCCCGGAGCCATCAGTGAATCCGTTTTCTCCCGAGATTATACCGTGATGCTGGCATTTACCGTTCTGCTGGCGGCCATGGCCATCGTCGGTAAAAAACCCAAAACGCTGGGACGTTTTGCAGGTATTATCTTTCTGGCAGGGTATGCCTGCTATGGCACATGGCTGTACGTACAAACGGTTTAA
- a CDS encoding KpsF/GutQ family sugar-phosphate isomerase yields the protein MTSDQNFIEIGRRTIQIEKDAIEALLPRVGEDFSNACRLMLECRGRIVVVGMGKSGHIARKISATLASTGTPAFYVHPGEASHGDMGMITADDVVLAISNSGETGEVITLLPLFKRMGAALISMTGKPASTLAQAAEVNLNTGVDKEACPLDLAPTSSTTTQLVMGDALAIALLEARGFTAEDFAFSHPGGALGRRLLLKVQDIMHDGNRIPTVKKGTRLGEALLEMTRKGLGMTSIIDDHNVVVGVFTDGDLRRALDHGVDPHNTTIDEVMTIKCTTITPDILAAEALRIMDDRKINALICVDHERHAVGAINMHDLLKAGVV from the coding sequence ATGACCTCTGACCAGAATTTTATTGAAATTGGTCGTCGTACCATCCAGATCGAAAAGGATGCGATTGAAGCGTTGCTGCCTCGTGTTGGTGAAGACTTCAGCAATGCCTGCCGGTTAATGCTGGAATGCCGGGGCCGAATTGTCGTGGTGGGGATGGGAAAGTCAGGACATATCGCCCGTAAAATCAGTGCCACCCTGGCCAGTACCGGTACACCGGCGTTTTATGTCCATCCCGGCGAAGCCAGCCATGGTGACATGGGCATGATCACCGCAGACGATGTGGTGCTGGCTATTTCCAACTCCGGTGAAACCGGCGAAGTCATCACCTTGCTGCCGCTGTTCAAACGAATGGGGGCTGCGCTGATCAGCATGACCGGCAAACCCGCGTCAACACTGGCGCAAGCCGCTGAAGTAAACCTGAACACAGGGGTTGATAAAGAGGCCTGCCCACTGGACCTGGCACCCACATCCAGCACCACCACTCAACTGGTTATGGGTGACGCGCTCGCCATTGCGCTGCTGGAAGCCCGAGGCTTTACCGCAGAAGACTTTGCATTTTCCCACCCCGGCGGCGCCCTGGGTCGCAGGCTGCTACTGAAAGTGCAGGATATCATGCATGACGGCAATCGAATCCCGACGGTGAAAAAAGGTACACGCCTGGGTGAAGCGCTGCTGGAAATGACCCGAAAAGGTCTCGGCATGACCTCCATTATTGATGACCACAACGTGGTCGTTGGTGTCTTTACCGACGGTGATCTTCGTCGTGCACTGGATCACGGAGTTGACCCGCACAACACGACCATCGACGAGGTAATGACCATCAAGTGCACCACCATTACCCCTGATATTCTTGCCGCTGAAGCACTGAGAATTATGGATGATCGCAAAATCAATGCGCTTATCTGTGTTGACCATGAGCGACATGCTGTTGGTGCCATTAATATGCATGACTTGCTGAAAGCGGGCGTGGTTTAA
- the lptC gene encoding LPS export ABC transporter periplasmic protein LptC: MTSRNHLIIAAILLLLAAGYWTYDGAIVTVSASPSEIIRQDADYFLVDALVKEYDATGALQYQLQSDSITHYPHNDNTLLQQPTLTNLSDSGQLTVSTSDNGKLLPGGKDIELWDNVVVIQSSPSVRQQGYEQKLRMDTDFLTIATDKEIADTDRPVLITSDIGETRAIGMTAWYQQGKIQLKSRVRGVYETE; the protein is encoded by the coding sequence ATGACCTCTCGCAATCATCTTATTATCGCTGCAATCCTGCTACTGCTGGCCGCTGGCTATTGGACCTACGACGGTGCAATAGTAACGGTCAGTGCCAGCCCCTCGGAAATCATCCGCCAGGATGCCGACTACTTTCTGGTGGACGCCCTGGTTAAGGAGTACGACGCTACCGGAGCGCTGCAATACCAGTTGCAGTCGGACAGCATTACCCATTACCCCCACAATGACAACACACTCCTGCAACAACCTACTCTGACGAACCTCAGTGACAGTGGACAACTCACTGTGTCAACGTCAGATAACGGAAAATTACTGCCCGGTGGCAAAGATATTGAACTGTGGGATAATGTCGTGGTTATCCAGAGCAGCCCGTCCGTCAGGCAACAGGGCTATGAGCAAAAACTCAGAATGGACACCGATTTCCTGACCATTGCGACGGATAAGGAAATTGCCGATACCGATCGTCCTGTGCTGATCACCAGCGACATCGGAGAGACCCGAGCCATTGGGATGACCGCCTGGTACCAGCAGGGAAAGATTCAATTAAAGTCCAGAGTACGGGGAGTCTATGAGACTGAGTAA
- the lptA gene encoding lipopolysaccharide transport periplasmic protein LptA translates to MTRRPKAKALLNKQWLVGLLFVPFMAMALPADRQQPIQIDSDTADIDNKKGVSVYRGDVVMTQGTTRITGDVITIYTRDRELTRVIARGNKARAYYEELQPGEQGMVQAWGNTIRYDVESDQIELIKNAQLSQKGDTFTGEQIDYNLTLQTVNAKGTPSQGDNGRVQMVIQPRQEKAASTK, encoded by the coding sequence ATGACACGACGACCAAAAGCAAAAGCACTCCTGAACAAACAATGGCTTGTCGGGCTGTTATTTGTCCCATTTATGGCCATGGCCTTACCCGCTGATCGCCAGCAGCCCATCCAGATCGATTCAGACACGGCTGACATTGATAATAAAAAAGGGGTGTCTGTGTATCGTGGTGATGTGGTCATGACCCAGGGCACCACACGCATCACCGGTGATGTTATTACCATCTACACCCGGGATCGGGAGTTGACCAGGGTCATTGCCCGGGGCAATAAGGCCAGGGCTTACTATGAAGAGCTGCAACCCGGTGAACAGGGAATGGTTCAGGCCTGGGGCAACACCATTCGCTACGATGTGGAGAGTGACCAGATTGAACTGATCAAAAATGCCCAGCTCTCGCAAAAGGGAGACACCTTTACCGGCGAACAGATTGACTACAACCTGACCCTGCAGACCGTCAATGCCAAAGGCACGCCCAGTCAGGGAGACAATGGCCGGGTACAGATGGTCATTCAACCCCGTCAGGAAAAAGCGGCCAGCACGAAATAA
- the lptB gene encoding LPS export ABC transporter ATP-binding protein has translation MATLKAEHLSKSYKGREVVKDVSLQVNSGQIVGLLGPNGAGKTTCFYMIVGLVKANGGKVSIDQQDLTFQAMHHRARAGIGYLPQEASIFRRLSVRDNILAILETRKDLNKQQRAEKMESLLDEFNIGHIRDSAGMALSGGERRRAEIARALATDPTFILLDEPFAGVDPISVGDIKSIIRHLQNRGIGVLITDHNVRETLDICEKAYIVSEGHIIAEGDSHTVLSNQTVRDVYLGHQFSL, from the coding sequence ATGGCAACCCTCAAGGCAGAACATCTTAGCAAAAGCTACAAAGGCAGAGAGGTGGTGAAAGATGTCTCTCTACAGGTTAACAGTGGTCAAATCGTTGGCCTGCTGGGCCCTAATGGTGCAGGAAAGACCACCTGTTTTTATATGATTGTCGGGCTGGTAAAAGCCAATGGCGGCAAAGTCAGCATTGATCAGCAGGACCTGACCTTTCAGGCCATGCACCACAGAGCCCGTGCCGGTATCGGTTACCTCCCCCAGGAAGCCTCTATATTTCGTCGTCTGTCCGTGCGGGACAATATCCTGGCCATTCTGGAAACCAGGAAAGACCTCAATAAACAGCAGCGCGCCGAAAAAATGGAGTCGCTGCTGGATGAGTTCAATATTGGCCATATTCGTGACAGTGCCGGCATGGCACTATCCGGCGGTGAAAGAAGACGGGCAGAGATTGCCAGGGCACTGGCCACTGACCCGACCTTTATTCTGCTGGACGAACCTTTTGCCGGCGTTGACCCGATCTCCGTTGGCGATATCAAGTCCATCATCCGTCATTTGCAAAACCGGGGTATCGGGGTACTGATCACCGACCATAACGTCCGGGAAACACTGGATATCTGTGAGAAGGCCTATATCGTCAGCGAAGGGCATATCATCGCAGAAGGCGACAGCCATACGGTACTGTCCAACCAGACGGTTCGTGACGTTTATCTTGGGCACCAGTTCAGCTTGTAA
- a CDS encoding helix-turn-helix transcriptional regulator: MDAQVTESLFPSIIPAETNPLEPIPLAELTRQMWQTFERMGFNGFLYYGILDEIPSPDWRFFSNQPMQQHEHRYIGTMRIETLANYHQQTGGDERIRQQIFSAQRLFQREPLDHRIQQQRKILDFFTALDIHSQLFVPVYGLAGRGWHAQYMLNSPLSDQELASWLKDYQVSLYNACFYFHTLLMRDYSYLFNPWLNDRVSDRALDVLTLTANGLGSKEVASKINLSEKGVNYHLNYLREWLGAENRVHLVALAKDMRII; this comes from the coding sequence ATGGATGCACAGGTTACTGAAAGTCTATTCCCCTCGATTATCCCGGCAGAAACTAACCCTCTGGAGCCCATTCCCCTCGCCGAATTAACCCGGCAGATGTGGCAGACCTTTGAGCGGATGGGGTTTAATGGCTTCCTGTATTACGGCATTCTGGATGAAATACCGTCTCCGGACTGGCGGTTTTTTTCCAACCAGCCCATGCAGCAGCATGAACACCGTTATATCGGTACGATGCGCATAGAGACCCTGGCTAACTACCATCAGCAAACCGGTGGTGATGAGCGCATCCGACAACAGATTTTTTCTGCCCAACGGTTGTTTCAGCGTGAGCCTTTAGACCACCGTATTCAGCAACAACGAAAAATACTGGATTTTTTTACTGCCCTGGATATTCACTCGCAACTGTTTGTGCCGGTTTATGGCCTGGCCGGCAGAGGCTGGCACGCTCAGTATATGTTGAACAGCCCGCTGTCTGACCAGGAGCTGGCCAGCTGGCTGAAGGATTACCAGGTATCGTTGTACAACGCCTGCTTCTATTTTCATACCCTGTTAATGCGTGACTACAGTTACCTGTTTAATCCCTGGCTGAACGATAGGGTCAGTGACCGGGCGCTGGATGTGCTGACGCTGACGGCTAACGGCCTGGGCAGCAAAGAGGTTGCCAGCAAAATCAACCTCAGTGAGAAAGGGGTGAACTATCACCTGAACTATTTGCGCGAGTGGCTGGGTGCTGAAAACCGGGTGCATCTGGTGGCTCTGGCCAAAGATATGCGTATTATCTGA
- a CDS encoding TcfC E-set like domain-containing protein → MRKYLPPSDAGFSMMQNLSAAVSGSTGSDNSYTINGLTTAAWRENSLYWSWDYSDSNRFSVNQIYGQRDFEGVEYNVGLLSTSGFGLNFTGDQPVLGLRINSSNNTREDLDFSGGMPVTVFLPTRGRVEVRRDDRLIDSAFFEAGSQQLDTSSFPSGAYDIEIRILDESGNLLSSETRFFAKQSQIPPVGEWLFFMESGRVLDRTSDRALPEVTDQWLNRVGVSRRLHDTVAATAAIAVSSDDALSEFGLFHFGPLYDIEPSLMLGDNGTAGLSVNGRLTLGDLSLSGNFRRVWRDQPRVEPDDGVSLLGNAFEQHAFSTGMPLFDGSLNYRYSMNQGYDDDNSAQDPTRTHSLGYRRTLFRTFDYDADISFSLSKSGDDQIGLVNISFRYRTDHWNFNATPRAEVTRRDGESDSSQRLRLSTSWEDRELLASDLRFDAGVEGGTGNERIDGSVQYANHYGRASFSASHSRIEGSGTTNWGGSMSTSFLTDGEVFALGGEDRSESALVVNLEGRAGDVFDVRVNGQRRGYAVAGSPSIIGLSPYDQYRVTLSPAGETLYSFDEREKVATLYPGNVVTLDYQAIPLQLLFGRLLFNGRPLTDARINGGLLPGSTDDIGMFQLEARSDVGTLQVEMDNGWLCPLPVQTMDEGYVLQMGTIDLADAECTTVLEGQLAVSKRGAGELR, encoded by the coding sequence GTGCGTAAATATCTGCCACCTTCGGATGCCGGGTTTTCCATGATGCAAAACCTCTCGGCAGCCGTCAGCGGCTCCACCGGCAGCGACAACAGCTACACCATCAACGGCCTGACCACCGCCGCCTGGCGGGAGAACAGCCTGTACTGGAGCTGGGACTACTCCGACAGCAACCGGTTCTCAGTCAACCAGATCTATGGCCAACGGGACTTTGAGGGGGTGGAGTACAACGTCGGCCTGCTCTCCACCAGTGGCTTTGGCCTGAACTTCACCGGCGACCAGCCGGTGCTTGGGCTGCGCATCAATAGCTCCAACAATACCCGGGAAGACCTGGACTTCTCCGGCGGCATGCCGGTGACGGTATTTTTGCCCACCCGGGGCCGGGTGGAGGTGCGCCGGGATGACCGACTGATCGACAGCGCCTTTTTCGAGGCTGGCTCCCAGCAGCTGGACACCAGCAGCTTTCCCAGTGGTGCTTACGATATTGAGATTCGTATTCTCGATGAGAGCGGCAACCTGCTCTCCAGCGAAACCCGTTTCTTTGCCAAACAGAGCCAGATTCCACCAGTAGGCGAATGGCTGTTCTTTATGGAGTCGGGTCGGGTGCTTGATCGCACCAGCGACCGGGCACTGCCCGAGGTCACCGACCAGTGGCTGAACCGGGTCGGCGTCAGTCGCCGCCTGCACGATACCGTAGCGGCCACGGCCGCCATAGCGGTGAGCAGCGACGATGCCCTGTCGGAATTCGGGCTGTTCCACTTCGGCCCCCTTTATGACATTGAGCCGTCGCTGATGCTCGGGGATAACGGCACTGCAGGTCTGAGTGTCAACGGTCGTTTGACCCTGGGGGATCTCTCCCTCTCCGGCAACTTCCGCCGGGTATGGCGCGACCAACCCAGGGTTGAACCTGACGACGGTGTCAGCCTGCTCGGCAACGCCTTTGAGCAGCACGCTTTTTCCACCGGCATGCCCCTGTTCGATGGCAGCCTGAACTATCGCTACAGCATGAACCAGGGCTATGACGACGATAACAGCGCCCAGGACCCGACCCGCACCCACAGTCTGGGCTATCGCCGTACCCTGTTCCGCACCTTTGATTATGATGCGGATATCAGCTTCAGCCTGAGCAAATCCGGTGATGATCAGATTGGGCTGGTCAACATCAGCTTCCGCTACCGCACCGACCACTGGAACTTTAACGCCACGCCACGGGCAGAAGTGACCCGCCGGGATGGGGAGAGTGATTCCAGCCAGCGTCTGCGCCTGTCCACCTCCTGGGAGGACCGCGAGCTGCTGGCCAGTGACCTGCGGTTTGATGCCGGGGTGGAAGGCGGCACCGGTAACGAGCGTATCGACGGCAGCGTGCAGTACGCCAACCACTATGGCCGGGCCAGCTTCAGTGCCAGCCACAGCCGTATTGAAGGTAGCGGCACCACCAACTGGGGTGGCAGCATGAGCACCAGCTTCCTGACCGACGGTGAGGTGTTCGCCCTGGGCGGCGAAGACCGCTCCGAAAGCGCCCTGGTGGTTAATCTTGAAGGTCGCGCCGGTGATGTCTTCGATGTGCGGGTAAACGGCCAGCGTCGTGGTTATGCGGTGGCCGGTTCACCGTCGATTATTGGTCTCTCGCCCTATGATCAGTACCGGGTCACCCTCAGCCCGGCCGGTGAAACCCTCTACAGTTTTGATGAACGGGAAAAGGTGGCCACCCTCTACCCCGGCAATGTGGTGACGCTGGATTATCAGGCGATACCATTGCAACTGCTGTTTGGACGACTATTGTTTAATGGTCGGCCGCTGACAGACGCTCGTATCAATGGCGGTTTGCTGCCCGGTAGCACCGACGATATTGGTATGTTCCAACTGGAAGCACGCTCTGATGTGGGCACCTTGCAGGTGGAGATGGACAACGGCTGGCTCTGCCCACTGCCGGTGCAGACAATGGACGAGGGCTATGTGTTACAAATGGGGACCATTGATCTGGCCGATGCCGAGTGTACGACGGTGTTGGAGGGGCAGTTGGCGGTGAGTAAGCGAGGAGCTGGTGAGTTAAGGTAG